The Polaromonas sp. SP1 DNA window TCGAAATCCTGACCGTGCTGGTGGCCCAGCGCCTGGGCGACCGGGCCGTCAAACGCCTGGGCGGCGTGCGCGATGTGCTCAGCACCCGCGGCGTGGACATGCGCCACTATCCAAAACTCGACTGGGACACCGTGACGGCCGTGAACGAAAGCAAGATCAAATGACGCGTGCGACGCTGCTGGAAAACGGCTTGGTGATTGATGGAACGGGCAATGCCGGATTTATAGGCGATGTGTTGCTGGCAGGTGACCGCATTGCCGCCGTGGGGCCGGGTCTGTGGGGAAAGCTGCCCGGGGCCATGGCGCAAAGCGATGTGACGCGTGTGGACTGCACGGGCCTGGCCATCACGCCGGGTTTTGTCGATGTGCACACGCATGACGACGCCATCGTGCTCAACCACCCCGAAATGCTGCCCAAGGTGTCGCAAGGCATCACCACCGTGGTCACGGGCAATTGCGGTATCTCGCTCGCACCCTTTGTGGTCAAGCAACCCGAGCCGCCGCTGAACCTGCTGGGCGCCGACTCCTTCCGTTTTGATTCTGTCGATGCGTATGAGCGCGCGGTGATGGCCGCGCAGCCGGCCGTCAATGTCGCCGTGCTGATCGGCCACACCACCTTGCGTTTTGCCTGCATGGACGACCTGACCCGCGCGGCCACGCCGGCGGAAGTCGACGCCATGTGCGCGCTGCTGGAAAAGTGCATGGAAAGCGGCGCCGCCGGCATGTCTTCCGGCCTGTTTTACGAACCCGCCTTTGCCGCGCCCGCTGAAGAGGTGGTGCGCCTGGCCCGCGTGGTGTCGCGCTTTGGCGGCGTTTACAGCACGCACCTGCGCGACGAGATGGCCAACATCATCGAAGCCCTGCACGAAGCCGGCGACTCCGCCTTCAGCGCCGGAGTGCCGCTCATCGTGTCGCACCACAAATGCGCCGGGCCTGCCAACTGGGGCCGCACACAACAAACACTGCCGCTGATCGAATCGCTGGCCGCACGCCAGTCCGTGGCCATGGACGTCTACCCCTACGTGGCCGGCTCCACCGTGCTGCGTGAAGACCTGGTCGACGGCGTGATCGACGTGCTCGTGAGCTGGTCTACCCCGCACCCCGAGATGACAGGCCGCACGCTGGCCTCCATCGCCGGCGAGTGGGGCGTCGATCAGAAAGAAGCCTGCCGCCGCCTGCAACCGGGCGGCGCCTGCTACTTCCAGATGCACGAGGATGACGTCAAACGTGTCATCGCGCACCCGCTGACCATGATCGGCTCCGACGGCCTGCCGCACGACCAGCACCCGCACCCGCGCCTGTGGGGCGCTTTCCCGCGCGTGCTGGCACGCTACTGGCGCGAGCAAAAACTCTTCTCCCTCGAAACCGCCATCTACAAGATGACCGGCATGTCGGCCCGCAACTTCCGCCTGCACCAGCGCGGCCAGCTGCAGCCCGGCTGGCACGCCGACGTGGTGGTGCTGGACCCGGCGCGTGTGCGCGACGTGGCGACGTATGAAGACCCGATCGCCTTGTCGGAAGGCATCGAGAAGGTGTTTGTGAATGGCGAGCTGGCGTATGTGGCCGGCAATGCCGATGCGGCGAATGCCAAGGTTCAGGCGCGTGCCGGCCGTTTGCTCAAACGCGGGGCGGCCTGAGCTTTTAGCGGTTTTTCCATCCCTGCCGTTCGGGCTGAGCCTGTCGAAGCCGTGCGTGAATTAAGCCCGTCGACAGGCTCAGGGCGAACGGGGAATTACCAGGGCCGGAGGTTCAATCAATCCAAAGAGTCGACCGTATCCGGATCCGGCCCATCCCCAATCGCCTCCCGCGTCAGCGCCGCCTGGCTCTTGAGCCAGTCGCAAAACGCAATCACCTCCGGCCGGGCCACGTTGCGCGGGCCGACGATCAGCCAGTAACTCATGGGCGACTCCATGCGCATCTGCGTCAGCGGCTCCACCAGGTCGCCTGAGGCCAGGCTTTCAGCGATTAGCGGCAGCCGGGCCAGCACCACGCCCTGGCCTGTCAGCGTGGCCTGCACCATCTGGTAGGCGTAATTGAAGTACAGCCAGCGTTTGGCTTCCAGCTTGGGGCTGGCGTGCAGTTCGAGCCAGCGGCGCCAGGTCAGCCACTCCAGGTGGGTGTGGTGGGCGTCGCCCGCCTCGATCAGCGTGAACTGCGCCAGGTCGTCCGGCTTTTTCAGCCTGGGCCCGCTTTTGAGCAGCCAGGGGCTGATCACCGGCGTGATCTGCTCGCCGAACAGGCGTATGGCACCCGGCGGCATGGCGCTGGCCGGCGCGTAGCGCAGCGCCAGGTCCAGGTCCGAAATGTCCAGATCCACCGCCACGTCCGACGCATCAATCCGGATGTCGATATCGGGGTTGTCGCGCTGGAAACCCTCCAGCCGCGGGATCAGCCACATCGACGCAAATGAGGCAAAGGTGGTGAGCGAGACGCTTTTGCGCCCCGCGCTCTGGCGGATCTGCCGCACGGCGTTGTCGATGCGCTCCAGCGAGGGCGTGACCGCCCGCAGCAGGATGCCGCCGGCGTTGGTGAGCTCTACCGCGCGGGTGTGGCGGTGAAACAGGCTCACGCCCACGTCTTCTTCCAGGCCCTGGATCTGGCGGCTCACGGCCGACTGGGTGAGGGCCAGTTCTTCCGAGGCGGCGCGGAAGTTGAGGTGGCGGGCGACGGCCTCAAAGGCCCGCAGCTGGCCGGCAGAAATGGGCCGGGAGCGGAGGTGGGTTTGTGAATGGAGCATGACAGTGTGGGGCTGAAAAGACGCAATTAGGGCAATTCGGGCCTGATTGATTAATGCGATTATGGAATCAATAGCTTACCGCGATTTCATTGGACTGTGCAAGCCCGCAGCGAGATGATTCAACCCTCATCACTCACTTCATGCCCTTTCAGGAGAACCACCATGGACCACGCAGCTCACCCCTCAGGAGATCGATTCTTGCAACAGGCTTCAGACGCCACCAACGGCCACGTGGCCGGCCTGGCGGGCTTCTGGAAACTGGGCGCGGGCCGGGCGCTGACGCTGCGTGCCTCGCAGGCCGGTGTGTTGCGAATTGCGCATGGCCGGGTCTGGGCCACCTTCGACTTTGCCAGCCAGGACATCCATGTCCGCGCCGGCGACCACTTCCTCGGCCGGGGCGAAAGCCTTTCGCTGCGGGCGGGTGAGTCGCTGGTGATGGAGTCCTTCAGCGCTGGTCACGCTGCTTCCGCGTATTTCAGCTGGGAGCCGGCAACGGCCTGCGCCGAAGTGACCGAGATGAAAGAGCCTTCGGGCTGGCGCGCCGGCGTCATGCAGCCCCTGGTGGACCTGCGCGCCGCCTTCGGCCTGGCCGCCGGCGCCCTGGGCCGCCTGGCCCGCGGGCTGGTGATGGGCGCGGCTGCCGCTGCTGAAGCGGTGCTGACCCCCATCGCCCTGGTGTTCGTCACCGCCCGCGCCCGGCCCCACGTCACCGGCCACGACTTTGACACCTACAAGGACAACCAGGCCCAGCCGCGAAGCTACAACGTGCTGGCCATGTCCAACCTGGTGAGCTGAATCAGCATCGCAGCCGGCCACCCAGCCAATAGTTTTTTACTCCGGGAAAACCGTTCACCCGCAGTCTGCAAAGGCTGCGGGTTTTTTTATGGGCGGCTGCGGGGTTTGGCGGTTTTGGCTGGCTTGGCCGTTTTGGCGGCCGGCGCTTTTTTTTTCACCTTGGGCGCTTTGGGTGTTTTCGCCGCTTTGGCTGCCCGCGCCTTCAGCGCGCAGTCCAGCGCCACACGCGCCCACGGCAGCATCACCGCGGGCGACTCCATCGCTTCCTCGGGCGCCGTGTAGTAGTTGAGGCTGTGCGGCGCCGCCACGCCGTTGCGGGTGATCTCATAGGTGAAGCGTTCGCAGCCCTGGGCTTCATAGAGCCCGCGCGTGTCCGCGTCGGCCTTGAGCCACAGCTTGTCGCCGCCGCCCAGGTCGGCCACCAGGGCCAGTGTCAGGCCTGAGGTGCTGATGCCCCAGCCGCCGAACATGCGTTTGGCGGTGCACGGCCCCACGCCTGACAAAAGCTCGCAGCAGTACATCGCAAAATCGTGGTGGGGTGCGTTGGATGAAGCCATGCCGCCACGATAGCAAAAGCGCATCAAATCGGCGGCGGCAGGCCTTTGCCCGCGATAATTTGCGGATGCCCCCTGTTTCGCCGACCCTGTCCCCTGCCGCCTCCGGTGTTCCTTCCACGCCATCGCCCGTGCGCGTGGTGGTGATGGGCGTGGCCGGCTGCGGCAAATCGGCGGTCGGGCGCTTGATCGCCGACCAGCTGGCGCTGCCGCTGATTGAAGGCGACGACTTCCACCCGCCCGGCAACATCCGCAAGATGCAGCAGGGCATCCCCCTGGCCGATGAAGACCGTGCCGACTGGCTGCGGCAGCTGGGCGCCGAACTGGCGCGCCACCCGGACGGCGTGGTGCTGACCTGCTCGGCGCTCAAGGCGGCTTACCGCAGCAGCCTGCGCGACGCCGCGCCGGGCCTGCAGTTTGTGCACCTGGCCATCAGCCAGGCAGAGTCCCTGCGGCGCGTGTCGGTGCGGCCCGGCCACTTCTACCCGCCCAGCCTGGTGGCCAGCCAGTTTGAGGCGCTGCAGGATCCCTCGGCCGAGGCCGGGGTGCTGACACTGGACGGCGACGCGCCGCTGCAAGCGCTGGCGCAGCGCGCAGCCGCCTGGCTCGGCGGCGCCGGCCGCTAGCCGCATTTATCAATCAAATTGGCCTCCAGCCCAGGCAGGGTATGGGCTATGCGCTATTAAATTTATAGCGCTACGCCGATCACAAGCGCACGGCCGGGTTTTGCGGTTCAACTATCCGTAACGAGTTACGTTTAAGTAAAATCCCCGCATACCGGCGGCTTTTGCTTCGCCGCGCCCACAACAGGAAGCCCCGATGTCCAAAGCCTTTGCCTCGCAGTCCGACCTCACGGACAAAACCATCACCTTCGAGCAGCTCAGCGCGCATTGCTGGGCCTACACGGCCGAGGGTGACCCGAATTCCGGCGTGATCATCGGCGACAAATTCATCATGGTGAGCGACGCCACCGCCACGCCCGCCATGGCGCAGGATTTGATCGCCCGAATCCGCACCGTGAGCGACAAGCCCATCAAGTACGTGCTGCTGACGCACTACCACGCGGTGCGCGTGCTGGGCGCCAGCGCTTACGTGGCCGAGGGCGCAACCGAAGTGATTGCCAGCCGCGGCACCTATGAGCTGATCGTGGAGCGCGGCGCGCAGGACATGCAAAGCGAGATGGAGCGCTTTCCGCGCCTGTTCCGCAACGCCGAAAGCGTGCCGGGCCTGACCTGGCCGACTTTGGTGATCGATGGCGGCAACCCGGTGAAAGGCGAGGTGCCCGGCAAGCTGGTGCTGGACCTGGGCGGCGTGAAAGTGCAGGTCTGGCACCCGGGCCCCGGCCACACGCGCGGCGACACGATTGCGTGGATCGAAGAAGAAAAAGTGCTGTTCTCAGGCGACCTGGTCGAGTACGAAGCCGGCGTCTACACCGGCGACGCCCAGCTGGAAGAGTGGCCCGCGACGCTGGAGGCCCTGCGCGCGCTGAAAGCCGAAGCCATCGTGCCCGGCCGCGGTGAGGCCATGAAGGGCGCGGCCAATGTCAACAAGGCGCTGGACTATACAAAACGCTGGGTCGAGACGCTGTACAAGGCCGGCAAGGAAGCCGCCGCCGCCGGCATGGACCTCAAGGCCGCGATGGACCACACCCGCAAAAGCATGGACCCGGTTTTCGGCCATGTGTTTATTTACGAGCACTGCCTGCCCTTTGATGTGAGCCGCGCGTTTGACGAGGCCAGCGGAATCAAGAACCCGCGCATCTGGACGGCCGAACGCGACAAGGAAATGTGGGCCGCGCTGCAGGGCTGAACCCGGCAGGCTCAGGCGTCCAGGTCCAGCTTGGCCAGCAGCCCGGTAAACGCATCCAGGGCGGCTTGCCCGTCCAGTTGTTCCATGCGCTCCAGCACGTCGTCCTCTTCCATGGTGCAATAGCCCAGGCTGAAGTTGCGAAAGCGCCGCAGCGCCAGCTCGCCGTGGTGCAGGATCTGCATATTGATATGGCGGGTGTCCTGCCGGATGCGCTCCAGCAGCGCCAGCACCTGCTTTTGGCCACCTTCCAGTTGCTGGCAAAAGCGCATGCCATCAAAGATCAACAGGCCGGTAATGCCACACTCGGCATTG harbors:
- a CDS encoding amidohydrolase family protein, producing MTRATLLENGLVIDGTGNAGFIGDVLLAGDRIAAVGPGLWGKLPGAMAQSDVTRVDCTGLAITPGFVDVHTHDDAIVLNHPEMLPKVSQGITTVVTGNCGISLAPFVVKQPEPPLNLLGADSFRFDSVDAYERAVMAAQPAVNVAVLIGHTTLRFACMDDLTRAATPAEVDAMCALLEKCMESGAAGMSSGLFYEPAFAAPAEEVVRLARVVSRFGGVYSTHLRDEMANIIEALHEAGDSAFSAGVPLIVSHHKCAGPANWGRTQQTLPLIESLAARQSVAMDVYPYVAGSTVLREDLVDGVIDVLVSWSTPHPEMTGRTLASIAGEWGVDQKEACRRLQPGGACYFQMHEDDVKRVIAHPLTMIGSDGLPHDQHPHPRLWGAFPRVLARYWREQKLFSLETAIYKMTGMSARNFRLHQRGQLQPGWHADVVVLDPARVRDVATYEDPIALSEGIEKVFVNGELAYVAGNADAANAKVQARAGRLLKRGAA
- a CDS encoding LysR substrate-binding domain-containing protein, which codes for MLHSQTHLRSRPISAGQLRAFEAVARHLNFRAASEELALTQSAVSRQIQGLEEDVGVSLFHRHTRAVELTNAGGILLRAVTPSLERIDNAVRQIRQSAGRKSVSLTTFASFASMWLIPRLEGFQRDNPDIDIRIDASDVAVDLDISDLDLALRYAPASAMPPGAIRLFGEQITPVISPWLLKSGPRLKKPDDLAQFTLIEAGDAHHTHLEWLTWRRWLELHASPKLEAKRWLYFNYAYQMVQATLTGQGVVLARLPLIAESLASGDLVEPLTQMRMESPMSYWLIVGPRNVARPEVIAFCDWLKSQAALTREAIGDGPDPDTVDSLD
- a CDS encoding DUF2917 domain-containing protein translates to MDHAAHPSGDRFLQQASDATNGHVAGLAGFWKLGAGRALTLRASQAGVLRIAHGRVWATFDFASQDIHVRAGDHFLGRGESLSLRAGESLVMESFSAGHAASAYFSWEPATACAEVTEMKEPSGWRAGVMQPLVDLRAAFGLAAGALGRLARGLVMGAAAAAEAVLTPIALVFVTARARPHVTGHDFDTYKDNQAQPRSYNVLAMSNLVS
- a CDS encoding TfoX/Sxy family protein, whose amino-acid sequence is MASSNAPHHDFAMYCCELLSGVGPCTAKRMFGGWGISTSGLTLALVADLGGGDKLWLKADADTRGLYEAQGCERFTYEITRNGVAAPHSLNYYTAPEEAMESPAVMLPWARVALDCALKARAAKAAKTPKAPKVKKKAPAAKTAKPAKTAKPRSRP
- a CDS encoding gluconokinase, with the translated sequence MPPVSPTLSPAASGVPSTPSPVRVVVMGVAGCGKSAVGRLIADQLALPLIEGDDFHPPGNIRKMQQGIPLADEDRADWLRQLGAELARHPDGVVLTCSALKAAYRSSLRDAAPGLQFVHLAISQAESLRRVSVRPGHFYPPSLVASQFEALQDPSAEAGVLTLDGDAPLQALAQRAAAWLGGAGR
- a CDS encoding MBL fold metallo-hydrolase, with amino-acid sequence MSKAFASQSDLTDKTITFEQLSAHCWAYTAEGDPNSGVIIGDKFIMVSDATATPAMAQDLIARIRTVSDKPIKYVLLTHYHAVRVLGASAYVAEGATEVIASRGTYELIVERGAQDMQSEMERFPRLFRNAESVPGLTWPTLVIDGGNPVKGEVPGKLVLDLGGVKVQVWHPGPGHTRGDTIAWIEEEKVLFSGDLVEYEAGVYTGDAQLEEWPATLEALRALKAEAIVPGRGEAMKGAANVNKALDYTKRWVETLYKAGKEAAAAGMDLKAAMDHTRKSMDPVFGHVFIYEHCLPFDVSRAFDEASGIKNPRIWTAERDKEMWAALQG
- a CDS encoding BLUF domain-containing protein, which produces MNKISTTLYEILYVSTLAPEAPLSVIGDIAAKARLANAECGITGLLIFDGMRFCQQLEGGQKQVLALLERIRQDTRHINMQILHHGELALRRFRNFSLGYCTMEEDDVLERMEQLDGQAALDAFTGLLAKLDLDA